Genomic window (Ananas comosus cultivar F153 linkage group 1, ASM154086v1, whole genome shotgun sequence):
ttttaaaattgtgacctgcaatagcaggtcactttgggagagtaccggttaccaggtacctcaaaaacaAGGatattttgtcttttaatacatgagcATTTAGTCATtatacatctactatattttcaaaatctttttttctttgtttccttttgctctctctatcttcctttcataatttggcatttcatataagaaaaatttcaaataatttgacaatatgatcattgaatttaaactttaaatagtaatataaatttctctaattaaatttcacttttaaatttaattttaatattatttcaaattatattttaaaaatttaagttttatataaatatttgaaatatgataaacaGAAAATAATGTTTGAATTCCAGTCTTCTAGTTtaggtttgattttgggttcgAAAATTGATCAGTTTTGAATTGGATATGAtattttgaaatccgtcgagtttggaaataagttttgtgattgttagtcgATTCGATTCAatattctactatttttttctcaccaataattctaatttttattttatatttaaaaattatatttaaaatatttattagctctacacagttaaattattattctgtttaaaatatttattatctttaccggttccaaattgtttaatgttattcggttcaataggttaaaatcagatttcTTGATAGAATAagtcaaagtctgatcagtcaaatcaaaTCGGTTCCAACTagttttaaatcattgaatttaaaatttaaatagtaatataaaattcctcTAAGAAATCTAGTTGTAAAATCTTATCTCTAagtttttatgcattacgttttaaactgatGCGAGTAAACTGTATTTTTAAATCTTTgtaagaaatttagtttttaaatagtaatatgaaattcctctaatttaaatttcacttttaaattttaagtatttaatttttaaaatttaaattcatcgtatttagaaataaaactatttctaaaatttctataatttaaattaatgcataatttgagaaacactaaaacatttaaagtagattcctaaattaatgcctaataacttcataaatttggttaatcaattaatttcctaaattagtactaattaatgcataaatttaggacctcaattaaaagtttctttaaatattgtattatttaattaccaaactaaccttgaataaaataatccttttacctgctaagtattaaagttatatttttaccctctattaatcaacggttaagatcttttttatttttttttaaaaaaaagtaccgaatcatttctcttgAAAATAATACTAAATTAAGTATAGTGCAGTAGGATGTAATTAAGTCTAAATCAAATTAAAGCAGTGCTATCCTATTTTGAGTGTACATGTTACACCTTTCTAAGTCaatgattaattttttaaaaaaaactaaacatttaAAGCGTTCTCAAATTCTAGAATGGAGGGTGTACCATACTAATAAATGTACACTTTTTTTCTGAGGCGTACGTGATATGTCtatcatttttcatcaaattaattttaaataaaagaaaatcaattaATGTACGCGTTTTCTATCATATTGACCTTGAAATAGAAGGAAattatttaatcttaaattgGAGAATTTCCAAAAGAAGCAAATTCTCCCCCcaccatttaattaattagctggaGCAATGAATACAAACCATTTAATTAATGCACACAGAACCATCCATGTTGAAGAGACACACACACAGTAGTAGCCACAGCATCCATGTACATTAAACAAGGTCAAAATGCACAGAGACCACTCAACTATAGAACATTTCCAAATCCATCCCTCGCTTGTCAACTCCTTACTTTTGACCGTGTTAATTTTTCCACGATTTACAAATTCAGCTCAGAATGAGAAtataagtgtcgtggcacgagATCGTACTGAAAATTTTTCGGCACGGTACGATATCGatcataaaaatttatgtatgccgacacataatagtatgaaatatttattttcattagcaacaaaatattctaacttttattatatattttttattaattttttcaattttattgaaaaaattacttattaatttaaaaaatagaggattTTACGCTGTGTCATCGGCGCGGGGACTGTGTCGTACCAATATCTTATTTACACGATACGGCACGTACCGATGGAcacttaaattttttgttcAGAAGCGCACCACAAATCGAatcgattgaaaaaaaaaaacataagggAGTGTTATTCAAAATGTCGGGGGCTTGTTTCAAATGGGCCACAGTTGAGGGTCCTCCATACAATTTTACGCAGAAAAGTTGTCCCCTGAGCCCGGTCCATAGACCCGACCACAGTTTGAACGCAAATTGAAGGTTTGAGGGTTTTATGGGGCCAAGtttttagagtttagggtggACCCACACGCACACGTCGAAGAAAAATATAAGCCTCCTAAATTGCAATATAAGTTGTCATTATCAGTGGTAGATCAGATCCAGGAAACAACTGGTGCATGTGTAAATCACATCTCAATTTTTAAGGATCAATTTTCTccaattaaaatctaatattatGTAAATAATCCATGCATAAAATATCATAGGTTAagtttgtttatatattatCGAAGTATCAAATAGTTCGAAAATTCAGAAACATGACCATTGTCTCATTTGTaagaaattaatatttgaattttatagcTTTTAATTAGTTGACATCGAGGAACATGAAGAGTAAGTTACCCAAAAGATAGTTACCGTTCATGAACGCAATGTAACCctactttttcaaaattaaaagaaatgtaGCCTACAATAACTATCCTACTTTTGCCATATCTTTTAAAGTAATCaggaaatatttttaattaccgTCTAACTACCAAAAATTCAATacctatttttaattattcaactATTTCCTTTTGTGAAATTTAATATCTATTGTTAGTCAGTAAGACGATCACTTGTATTATTCTAAATTCAGcaaactttttcacacttgATCTGAAAAGTgccttatattttaaaatagagaAATTTTATGGTTTATAAACTTTTTATATGTCACAAAATTCATCAAATAAAATAGATTTCGATTTTATGgctaatttcatacagattcctGAAAACATactgaatgataaatatattcctacaaagttcaatttttatatattgtctctgCAAACgttatgatattttcaaattaatatgttcctgccgttagaatccgttagaaaaatttagttaaccataaactaaatacttaaatttgataatttttcacATATTTATCCCTTTATATCATCATACTGTTATGACtgttggagggatatatttgtgatgacaaaattaaaaatataaataattctctaacGATAATAAATCAgaagaacatatttgaaaatatcaaattttttccgaaaacaatatatgaaagttgaactttgtactttgtagtgatatatttgtcattcactacaCGTATGAATTATGAAATTAACTTCTCTCATAAAAGTACGGGTGTAGGAGACGTACTTATACACCGGGTGCACGCAATAACTGCCACCTGTTGACTTTGTCTTAGACACACCAAATCCAAGGCCCGGTTTTTTGTTCGCTCGTAAACTCCACACGAGCCCGTTCTTGTTCCCCCCAACTTGGTTCATTGAATAGGGACACTTTTGACCTTTCCACTTGTCCCATCTTTTCGTCCCGATTCCTAATTCGTTCCCCTCCGCTCACCGTggctaatttatatttatatattaaaaaaaagctcatatttttctcatatttttaattaaaaattgtagACTTTTCTCCTCCGTCTTTGTACGAAGAGATTTTCTCTAATGATGGGGTTTCTTTTTGACTCGTGTGGAGAATTTTAGGAGGGACCTGAAAAGGACCTTTTTGTAAATAGCAAGCAATTTCGGGGGTGGTGGGGTGGGGNggggggggggggggggggggaagaaTAACTGGGCTCCAATTATTAACCATGAATGATGGTTTCAAGCTTCTTTTGCTGAGCTCTTTTTTGGGCTTTTAAAAGGTGAGATTTTGCACTTAcaaatctctttttctttttctttttttcctcttgtcCAATGATTCCACCTCTTGTTTTTAATAAGAAAAGTGgtccaaatttagattttttcttttttttttcagttttttttaagTCATCTGAATCATGAGATAATATATACAAATCTATGATTTGAACTAATTCACTGGATTTGTATTgtgattaattttgttttgcttttattatttttttaaaaaaattaagagagttgATCTTAAAAAGACTCAGCTTGTGGTGCATGAATGTTGGTTTTCTCTCCTTAAATCAATTTTGTAGATataatttgttttatatattttatcccCTGTTTTGGTGGTTAAAATGTAGAGATGGTCTCAGAGGAATTATCTTATCTTATCTTAAAATGTAGAGATGGTTACATAAATTTGCATTTTTTCTATGATTAGTCCAATTAATTAGTTAGGATATATTCATGTGCAGTTTGATTCTtgcaacatataaaaattttacttttttctattgaatttcttcttattttcctttttcagaAAACATAAACATGTTGGATGGtgataaaaagaacaaaatgtaaattgaaatttatgatTATTAAACATATACAGCATCTTATATATATTCTGAATAGTTAGGGAACAGTTTGAAACATATAACAAAGAACAGAAAGGGTTATCATGATATTCTTAAGCACTTTTGCTAACTCTTTTATTGATTCCATTTGGAGATGTCACCACAACCATCAAAAGtgcttgtttttttcttttcggaaATATGCGGTGAATAGAGAGACTGCTTGATCCTTCCACTTTGATATTAATCATATCTATTCAACTCAACAAATTTGTATCAATTTGAGGAGTTAATGACCTATTTCGTGACGTCGACAACTCATTTTGTTTGTGACCAAACATCCAAGTATAATTCTTGCATCTTCAATAATTGCATGTCTATTATAATACCTTATCTTTTCTATGTGTTTGAATGCTAATTATGTGATTAAAAATTGCTAAAGCCTAATTAGATGTTGCTCGGAGAAAGTGAAATATTTTTAGTGGCTTCAGGGCGTTCCTAACATGTCAAAGAGTGAGGTATCCTAACTTTGAATAATCCACTACAAAATATGCTTTTTCATCGGGCCTTGAACATGGTCGTGATTACGATCTAGATTCATCGCACGCGTGAATAGAATTCAATCCTATATAATGATGTTCTAGTCCTTAGTTAATGCATGAAATGCATTGGCTTCATTGAAGCAAACATTCTATTGAGtttctttttgatttgtagTTAAGTTTGTAATGAGATTGGTACTCAAAAGTTCAATAGAGATTCGTGTTTCGAAAGATAAAAACATTTGGTTTGATCCAATTTTAGATTGAGATAGCGATGGGCCGCTCCGTTTCTGACGAAGTCGAGAACAAGGAAACGGGCGCCGCCAACGTTTCTAACGCTTACCGCGAAATTGATTGCAACCAATCTGTCTACAAAGTTGGATTCCCTCCGAAGAAGAACTTCGTCACGGAGTTCGCTGATACATTCAAGGAAACATTCTTCGCTGATGATCCCTTACGCCCGTACAAGGACCAACCGAAATCAAAGAAACTTTTACTAGGCCTCCAGTTCATCTTTCCGATCCTCGAGTGGGGAAGGCACTATAATTTGAGCAAGTTTAAGGGTGATCTGATCGCCGGATTAACCATCGCAAGCTTGTGTATTCCTCAGGTAAGTATAATTCGACACAGATTATTCACATATTAGTAAGTTTCAATTGTTTGAGTGAACTCTTTAAGTCCTACCATTGTGTGTATGTCGCAAAATAGGATATCGGATACGCGAAATTGGCCAATTTGGATCCGAATTATGGGCTCTGTAAGTTCTATCAGAAGTGCACTTAGTAAAAAAAGAATCAGGAAATGAAATCCTATGATTTCTTAAacaatttgagattttaattgTCGCAGACTCGAGTTTCGTTCCACCGCTGATTTATGCCATAATGGGTAGCTCAAGAGATATCGCAATTGGACCTGTCGCAGTTGTGTCTCTCTTGCTTGGGACGCTTCTTCAGAACGAGGTCGATCCGGTGAAGAACAAGGACGAGTACGTTCGTCTTGCATTTACAGCGACTTTTTTCGCTGGTATAACTCAAGCAGCACTTGGGTTTTTGAGGTAGGCACCTATACTCTTGTTATGCAATCACAATTTTCAGTTCCTAAGATCAAAACCAGTTTCAATTTCATCCTCGGTGTTGAGTTTCTTAGTTTTAGTAAAGCCACAGTTCTGAGTTTCTGATTCTTATATATATGTTCAGTAATTTTTGGATCTGCAAAAAAACATTTGATTACTGAATTAATATTTCAGGTTGGGTTTTCTAATAGAATTCCTATCTCATGCCGCCATTGTCGGATTCATGGGTGGAGCAGCAATTACAATTGCGCTTCAGCAGCTAAAAGGATTTCTCGGTATACAAAATTTCACCAAGAAAACTGATATTGTTTCTGTAATGAGATCTGTGTTCAGCTCAGCTCACCACGGCGTAAGATTCTCACCTTCTACTCTTCTTCTCTGTCGACACCGACGTAGCAGCAGTAATTACTTATATTTTCTTCTTATAATTGCAGTGGAATTGGGAAACTATACTGATAGGAGCATCCTTTTTGGCGTTCCTTCTTTTCGCAAAGTACATTGTAAGAGTTTTTTCCGCTTTATTATGAGGGGTTTATAGAAAGTATTCAGATATTCAAATagtgtggtttttttttaaaaaaaaaaaaatttctaacacTTCTTGcaatttgaaattaataataGGGCAAAAAGAGGAAGAAACTTTTCTGGATACCAGCGATCGCGCCAATTATCTCGGTTATCATATCAACCTTCTTTGTTTACATTACTCGTGCTGATAAGCACGGCGTTCAGATTGTAAGCTATCAACTCTCATTTCCAATCATTTACTAGAGTTAAatgatgtttatttatttttttctgcactttttcagataaattttacTGTATTAATTGCAGGTAAAGCACATAAAGAAAGGTATCAACCCCTCATCAGTTAATCAAATTTACTTTACGGGTTCATACACTGCGAAAGGATTCAGAATTGGGGTATTAGCTGGAATGATCGGCTTGACGGTATGCTTTAgataaaaatttgttattccaATTATTACCGATGGTTGAGTTAGTTCGCTCGATTTAACCGCAGCGTATTTTTATCAGGAAGCTGTGGCAATCGGAAGAACATTTGCTGCGATGAAGGACTATCAATTAGATGGAAATAAGGAAATGCTCGCGCTAGGAACCATGAATGTAATCGGCTCGATGACTTCTTGCTACGTAGCGACGGGTAATCAAATTTCCCTTATCAGCACTTCATTCATGAGCGGATTTTTAGTTGTTAAAATTGTAATATCTGAGTACAAATTGAAATCGATGGAGGTGAAAATTCACGGTAGTATATTGTCAAACTGGAAACTAGGAAGGAGAAATTGAAATCAGAGTCGAACTTCAGAGACCTAGACTCTTTTGAGAATTCAATTTTTATGGGTCTTTTTTTTGTCGGTTTTAAATCACAGGTTCTTTCTCGCGCTCGGCAGTTAATTACATGGCAGGGTGCGCAACAGCAGTTTCCAATGTGGTTATGTCACTAGTAGTATTACTCACATTGTTATTGATCACCCCTCTATTCAAATATACTCCAAATGCAATTCTTTCCTCTATTATCATTTCGGCGGTCGTCAGCTTAGTCGACTATGAAGCAGCATTTCTTATCTGGAAAGTCGATAAATTGGACTTCATCGCCTGCATGGGAGCTTTCTTTGGCGTCGTCTTTGTATCTGTCGAGATCGGACTACTAATTGCGGTAAGAATCAATTTTCACCTTTGAATTTGATTTCGAAACTTTTTGTTCGAATTAGACTAATTTTGCTGGTTATTTTTCTACTAGGTGGCAATATCACTAGCTAAGATACTTCTTCAAGTAACAAGGCCAAGAACTGCTTTACTTGGGAATCTTCCAAGAACTaacatatatagaaatattgAACAGTATCCGGAAGCGACGAAAGTTCCGGGAGTTTTAATTGTGAGAATTGATTCAGCTATCTACTTCACCAATTCCAATTATGTTAAGGAGAGGTACAAATTCACCATACAATCTTatagtttttgtatttttgtgaaGTTTCTGAATTGAAAGAGGATTTGAACTAAATAAAAATCAGCAGTATCTTAAAAAACTCAGTACCAATTAATGTGAGTGAATAACTCTTGATCATCTTCTTTTCAGAATCCTAAGATGGTTGAGAGACGAGGAAGACCAATTGCAGACGAAAAGCCTACCCAGAATCAATTTCTTGATCGTCGAGATGTCGCGTAAGGAGGACGAAACAAAATGATGCATCCCTGCTTTTAATTTCTGACTCTTTATTTATACATACCTGAATGATGCATCTTTAGTTCTACTAACTGGAGTCTCTTTGCAGCCGTGACTGACATCGACACGAGCGGCATCCACAACTTCGAGGAGTTGTTCAAGACCCTCAAAAAGCGCGGTGTTCAG
Coding sequences:
- the LOC109718860 gene encoding sulfate transporter 1.2-like, coding for MGRSVSDEVENKETGAANVSNAYREIDCNQSVYKVGFPPKKNFVTEFADTFKETFFADDPLRPYKDQPKSKKLLLGLQFIFPILEWGRHYNLSKFKGDLIAGLTIASLCIPQDIGYAKLANLDPNYGLYSSFVPPLIYAIMGSSRDIAIGPVAVVSLLLGTLLQNEVDPVKNKDEYVRLAFTATFFAGITQAALGFLRLGFLIEFLSHAAIVGFMGGAAITIALQQLKGFLGIQNFTKKTDIVSVMRSVFSSAHHGWNWETILIGASFLAFLLFAKYIGKKRKKLFWIPAIAPIISVIISTFFVYITRADKHGVQIVKHIKKGINPSSVNQIYFTGSYTAKGFRIGVLAGMIGLTEAVAIGRTFAAMKDYQLDGNKEMLALGTMNVIGSMTSCYVATGSFSRSAVNYMAGCATAVSNVVMSLVVLLTLLLITPLFKYTPNAILSSIIISAVVSLVDYEAAFLIWKVDKLDFIACMGAFFGVVFVSVEIGLLIAVAISLAKILLQVTRPRTALLGNLPRTNIYRNIEQYPEATKVPGVLIVRIDSAIYFTNSNYVKERILRWLRDEEDQLQTKSLPRINFLIVEMSPVTDIDTSGIHNFEELFKTLKKRGVQLVLANPGPVVIEKLRLSNFTELIGQDNIFLTVGDAVRTCARKSIEEDT